Proteins encoded by one window of Dreissena polymorpha isolate Duluth1 chromosome 11, UMN_Dpol_1.0, whole genome shotgun sequence:
- the LOC127850473 gene encoding sialate O-acetylesterase-like isoform X2 has translation MGKPTRAQVVLLIINVSLINDWRAKSKSHQNATAKLPFGFVQLAPDLNQTIHSGWPDLRWWQTGGYGYVPNPSLPDVFMSVAMDLPDLLSHYGSNHPRYMYDIAERLALAGRAVAYGEQGLDFQGPFPTRITTGGSGVIIEFVADTLGTTTVQRTSS, from the exons GGGAAACCAACGCGCGCTCAGGTCGTGCTGCTGATTATCAATGTCAGTTTGATCAACGACTGGAGGGCTAAATCAAAATCGCATCAAAATGCTACTGCCAAACTTCCATTTGGCTTTGTTCAG CTGGCACCAGATCTAAATCAAACCATACATTCTGGGTGGCCGGATTTGAGGTGGTGGCAGACGGGTGGTTACGGCTACGTCCCGAACCCTTCTCTACCGGATGTGTTTATGTCAGTTGCAATGGATTTGCCGGATCTCCTTTCGCACTACGGCTC AAATCATCCCCGTTACATGTACGACATAGCGGAGCGCCTCGCTTTGGCAGGAAGGGCTGTGGCCTACGGTGAACAGGGTCTGGATTTCCAGGGGCCATTCCCAACCCGGATTACCACAGGAGGATCTGGCGTGATTATCGA ATTTGTTGCGGACACGTTGGGGACCACAACTGTACAACGAACCTCTTCGTAG